The stretch of DNA CAAAGTAGAACAAAGTATGTTATATCATACAAAAATGGGATAAACTAATACATATTTAATTATTGGTGCAAACCATATCCTGATAGGGCTATCTCTAGTTTTATTGAAACACGCTGAGAGAAATATTTCCTCCTCGATGCAACCACAAAACTAAAATTTCCAAGTTAGGCAAGAGACATACCTGTCAAAAGATTCTGTTCTTCCATTTCAGCATCTCCGTAGCCCAATTCTTAATGGGATTCGCTCGAGCAATCATAGCATCCATGTTGGGATCAAAAAAGATCCAATCCTCTTTTAATGTGCATATCATATCAGCATGGAAGTCGCATGCACTGATAATTTCTTCATTACAAATGCTATGGTCTCCATGAGCCATTCCAACAAAGTCCTCGTAACGCCCATAATATGATTCATGATATGGGTGAACAATTTTTTTCCCTAGAAACTCACAGTGGAAGCAACGAACTTTCGTCCAAACAAAAGTAATTATATTATCAGACTTCtcataaaaaaggaaaaacacAAAGCTAAGTGCAAAAGATGGATCTAAAAGCCAATGAAGAGAACCCATTGATACGGAAATTTAGAGTACGTAAGCTGCCTAGGGACACATTACTATCCACCAAAATAGTTATGGTGGGACTAAAAATTGCACCAGGCAAACATGCCATCACTGTCGAGGATGTGGAAATATCACTGTGTTTGGCCCAGTGTTCGGAAAAGAATTGAGCAAAGCTTCATTAATTCTGATTCATTGATTTCATTGGACCAACAATTCAATGACTGGATGTAATTTTCTCGGAGGAGCCACCACAGATTTTGGGTAATCTATATATCTTATACAAACATATTTGGAAAATGGCATTTCTAATAATTCATGCTTCTACAATGCCAGCTACACTAATTGTAGTTTACCAGTGTTTTAACTACAAATTTCCACAGCAACACAGGGGGCATCCTTCTAGTACATGTTCAGAAGTTCAGATCGCTAAATGATTAAGGAAAATGCTTAAGTGGTCTAATACTTTCACGTTTTCAATTTCTAATATTTGAGATGCCCATCTTTAAACCTTAAGAGACTTAAAAAAAGTATGAGGCTTAATCATGCTAACTATAACCAGTTTCTGTTAGTACGCAAAGAGGGAAGCTTTGAGTACATAGGCTATACACAATTCTGGAATATGCATGTAGAGCATAAACAGAATTGCACTACAAAGTAAGGAGGTTCTTCTAATTCTCACAAGCCAAGCACTCTTGTTTTACCACTTCTATTTCAACTAACTATGCAAATCACAGAATACAAGATACCTACTGTGTGAAAGAGAGCTGAGAGCATACCATCAGATATCCAAGAACTAAATACTGGGACGCACAGGGGAGGTGTTTCCttgtcatcttcatcatcattgCTGCATTCAGCGAAGAACAGTACTGGATCTGTGGCAGCAGAATTTGATCCCTCACGTGTTGCCCAAAAGGTGATGTGGGAGTATTCAAAtttgccctttttcttaaaaAGATCAGCAGTTCCACCCTTGACCGCACTGAGGATTCACACCACAAATAACTTGAAGTTCATAGTGCACCTATATAGAGCAAGACAGGAGAAGGGAGCATTAAAAAAGATGCATAATAGTTACACTTCAAGTATGTTCCTTTTTACAAATGTTTTTACGTAAGAATATAGGAAAATATATTCAAACATTTATTATAGAGACATATTAAGTTATCAAGTACTTTCCATGGGACAAAATGACTATAGTCTTTCACGAAGTTCCTTATTACCGACATTATATAGCGTAACTTGGTGACCTTTGAATTACATTGTACTATGCACAAATTGACAGAAATAGCTGTTACACTTTAGTATTTATGACAAACTACAACTTGACAACTTACTGATTTGACGTTGATAGAAATATATGAAAATTTGGATCCTAAAATACAATACTAAAAGTTAAGTATTGGCCGATAAACAAATAATTTTCATAAGTGTTAGAACTTATTACCACTTTGCTCCTGCAGATATGTTTTCAAATTTATAATTAACAATATGTAAATATATGAATATTATTTAAAACCATCACAACCTCAAGGCTTTTGATTTCTTCTACGATCACTACAAATACATATAGCCATAAATGAAATCCATGTACAGATATATTAATGTGAGATATAACACGTACAATTGTACTtacaaaacaaaaacaaatatGTGTATAGTTTTGCCTTGTCATATTTAGTTATAACGGTGAACCATCAAGCAAAAGGTAGTGTGATTTTATTTGCTCTGCACTATTCTTCTCACATGTGATAATTTCTTATTTTGAACCAAATACAATTCCATTCCACAAACAGCAAGAGCAGATGGGTGCTGAAGAAGCAAAACATGTTGTATGAAGTTACATTAGATGGCATGTACGGCATGAAATGTTTGATCACATCGAAAATAGTATGTTGGAGAAGCTAAGCAACCTCTAGTTGTGGTAATGACAAAAAAATAAATTATTAAAGACGTATTATAATGAATATGCAAAGATGACATATAGTGTCGTACGCTTATGAGGATTATTACAATTTGGCAGAGTATAGATTTGTGTCCTCTTAGTGAAGTATGACTACGGAAATAGTAGTACATGAACTATTTGTCATAGCTAGGTCTGAACATTAGGATTTCCACAGATTTTCTCGAAATGGATAGAACAGTATAAAACCCGAGGCATAGGGCATGAAGATTTAATTTACGTAGTTGACAAAATCAACCTATAAGATATAGGAGAAAGAAGCATGGTCCTTTCTGGAACAAAGTTCTTGTCAAGATTCTAAAGATTTCTTATATTGCATTAGATATGTATAATATACGTATATAATGAATGACACACGTATGCAGAGAACATGATTAATTAGTTGTTCCTAGTTCGATCAAACTTTCATTAAGAAAAGTATATATTAGGCCTAAAAGTTGCAGGTTTCCACCTGAAATATACATATAGAGAAATATTCTTTCATATATCTAAGATGAAGTTTTCACAAAAGCGGTACATTCCTCAGATTACAGCTAGTAGTTGGCAAAAAATTCAGTGGCTGCCATGGCCTTTCCCCATTTTGTCTGTTCTCCACAAAGGAAATAATATTTTCAAGTACTGTAGGTTTATCACTTCATTTTATCCCCAATAAAATGGCTGTAAAGCTCTAATGGTACAAAGACAAAACAGTGATTAGGCACATACTCCAATTCGGAAAATAATCAATAGCAGGGAATTGATGAGTTTCTGTTACAATGATCTGAATAAATTTCCAATAGTCACCTCATATTTTGTACCAACAACCCTGATCTCTGATGAAGCATCCCCTTGTAGCCGTAACCCCACAACAAAGTGTGCCTGACCCAAGTAAATCCATCCTTATATCCACATAGAATATGAAGTCGGTAACTCCACATGCCAAATAAAAAAGGTAAAGAATAGGATCCATGCACTTCTGATATATTCTTTTTATAGAGCTTAAAATTCATCTTGTAGCTGTCATGGTTTTGCCTAGCAACCTAATACATGAGAAAGGAAATGTTGTGGTGTAAACCCATAGTTTGACGATGTGATGAATGTACCTTTCATAAAAAAAGTGCAGTTAAAATGCAAAGACTATAGTAGAAAGTAAAGAAACAGTGGAAGAAGAAACAGTTCAGTTCTTTCTAATTGGTAAGAAATTGTGTAGCTAATCACTATGTTGAAATTCAAAGACAATCAAGAAAAGTTGGTGGGTTGAAAGCCATACAACATTCGCATTATCTCGTGATGTTCAGGACATAGTACACAGATTTATCCGCTGGAGGAAGCATTCTCAGCCGAAAAATAAATGCTATTTAGTGTGGTTACCAAGTTCTGTCATCAACGAAAGGCGAGGATGCCAATAGTAAGCACTCTATGATTTCTGTACAAATTATGTAATGGAAGCGTTTTTTTATGACTTCAGCAGAAGTACTATGATATTTCTACACATTATGCAATGGACGGGAAGCAATTTTcaaccaaagaagaaaacacattgaATACCTTAGTGGATTATTAGATGCTATCGTATTTCTCTTCAATGTAGTAACAATTGAACTCCAGAAGTAATTCACTTGTGTGTAGGAAGTTGATCCTGCAAGGCATGAGATGTATTCAATATAAAGGAAAATTTTATCTGAACATAAGGTACATTTGATActtggaagtggaactacccctCTACAATATGCTACAAATAGGCATACTTCTAATTTCAGTCATTTACTGAACAACATTTTCAAATGCTCTGACTATGATCAACTTCAGTTATAAAGATCACATAATTTGAACTAACACTATGAAATTTAGAAATCATCTTAAGGGCTTGAACTTACTCGACGGCAAAAAATCTGTGCGCTGGCCCGTAACATATATATACATAGCAGCCAACTCTTGCAGATCGCTCCTCTCTAGTGAAGTACCTAAATAAAAAAATCTCAGCTAAAAAACAAACAGTAGAGACCTTTTGGAAATAGGAAGCAAACAAACCGAAGGATACTCTTTGGAAAATTTTAATGATTAGGACAACTGTTGCATATATCATACTGCACTAAATTATTAAGATAAGTAGAGTTCTACTTCATCTTCCTGGTGGAATGCGAACAACATAAAAACTTATGGTGAAATAACTCATTTGTAGATGAGAGGGTAGAGTTAGAAGAAAGACACAATTTGAAACTTAAAATTGTGTTATACTTCGACTGTCCAGGTGCAATTAGTATGCAGTTTAGTTGCAAACCGTACCTCATACAACTAAAGCACCAGTGCTGGTTGAAAATATGAATGCCCTTAGTGAATACAAATGCAGTTTTGAAACACAGTACATGAAAGACTTAACAAATTCGTTAGGAAAAGTCTTCTATATGAATTCAACTATTGGCAACTTAACAATTCATCAAACACTTCCAACGCATTGTAAAATAGAAAGAAATAATTCAGATTCAGACTCGCGGAGGAAAGGCCATGCGAAGAGAAAAGACGTTGTTTGCTGGACAGAGTTCCATAACACCAGTTCGATCTCACCATTGTCGACCGATACGCCTAGGTCCGGCCACTTGCAGGACATGTGTGTGCTGCTTGTCTCACAATGTAGCTCCTCATTGATCGGCACCGCCCCAACACCGCATCTGTTTGACTATTTCCTCTAAAGAATAAACGACCTCGCATTTAGAGAAAGAAGTGGTGACAATCTTAGAAGAAAGACACAATTTGAAACTTGAAATTGTGTTATACTTCGACTGTCCAGGTGCAATCAGTATGCAGTTTAGTTACAAACCGTACGTCATACAACTAAAGCGCTAGTGCTGGTTGAAAACATGAATGTCCTTAGTGAATACAAATGCAGTTTTGAAACACAGTACATGAAAGACTTAACAAATTCGTTAGTAAGACTCTTCTATATGAATTCAACTATTGGCAACTTAACAATTCAtcaaacacttccaacacattgTAAAATAGAAAGACATAATTCAGATTCAGACTGGCAGAGGAAAGGCCATGCGAAGAGAAAATACGTTGTTTGCTGGACAGAGTTCCATAACACCAGTTTGATCTCACCATTGTCGACCGATACGCATAGGTCCGGCCACTTGCAGGACATGTGTGTGCTGCGTGTCTCACACCATGTAGCTCCTCATTGATCAGCACCGCCCCAACACCGCATCTGTTTGACTATTTCCTCTAAAGAATAAACGACCTCGCATTTAGAGAAAGAAGTGGCGACAATCACGCGACGGAGAAGCAAAATAGGTCACGGTACATGAAGCTACCAGGCACTCTCACTAATCAAGCACAAAATAGGCTGTGTACATGAAGCAATTGCATCCTAAAAAATTGGAGAAGTGATTACTCGAAGAAGAAAATTTGGAGAGGGGGTAGGTTATTTGCCTTTTCAACTAAGACGCCGGGAGCAACCGCAGCGAcccttccttcttcctctggACTGAAAGCAGCCACCACCCGGAGACGGAGCGGCGGCACTTCCTTCCTCGTAGCAGGGAGCAGTCCAGATCTGGCCGCCGTCTTTGTCGCCGCCATGGATAGGCACGGTCCCAGGATTTCCATCCAAACACGCTTGGGCTGTTGGACCTCCAAAATATCAGAAGTTCTCAATAGATTGAACGTGGAGTTTGTTATGTGAGAATAAAATAGATTGGACGTGCGGGCCGTAAATTGAACATGTAGTTCTCCCTTGATTGAACGTGGAGAAGTTTTCCATAGATTTAACATGGAGTTTGTAAGAAAAAAAAGGTTGGATCTTGCGGGCCATAAATTGGACGTGGAGTTCTCCCTAGACGTGGGGAACTTTTTTATAGATTGAACGTGgagtttttctaaaaaaataaaaGATTGGGGAATTTTTAGGAAGTCTagaattagtataggtatagatagatagatagatagatagatagatagatagaagATGTTTTAAGCAAACACAGGTATAAAACAAAGAATACAACAACATAGGTGAATGCACAAACCCCTTGTTTCTGGGAGTAGCTCTTCAACGCAGCTTTGACCTTCCTGACATAGAAGTTTTGGTCAGCCTTAAAAATTTTCTGAATCTCTGAAATGAACATTTTTTGGTTTTCAGATAAGAACTCCGAGCTTGAGGCCAACTTTTCCAGTTGTTGAACCTGCTCATCTGACTTGGTAGGTGAAGATTTGGGTGACAAAGAAATGGTGAGTCCCTCAAATCTACAGTTCTTGACTGCATGGGTCAGCATTGTTGACAACTCAGTCGAATTCATGTTCAAGGCTGACAGGATGAATTTCTCCAGTGCTTTAGGGTGAGGGTGCCATGAATTAACAGCTGCTTCCCTAAAGGCATTGAGGTACACATCAGACATATGATGACCATGTTGCTCTGCTATGTCGATGGCTGACCAAACATCAGCATTGCTCTTGAGCAGGAACTTGATAGCATCATGCTCAGTCAGATGGTGGAAGAGGCGACGGAGGAAGGCGATAAGGCCATAGAGGGAGCAGCACTCTATTCGCATAAGGGCATTGGTGCATATCATGTCCACCTCAAAGTCAAGCGCATACTCATGCTGCGTGGAGATTACAGAGTCATACCAGATGGTGTTGAAAATGATGTTGGAAATGAACTCATGTGATTCGCTCCCGTTGGCGGATGGCTCTCGCGTGCGCTGGCTCTGGCGACGCCCTAGTCGTCTCAGCGGCGCCGCCGCTGCCACCCTCGCCCCTGGCCTCGCTCGCGGCCGGCCTGCCGGCGCCCCCCTCGCCCGATTCCCCGCCGTCTCCTCCGGCTGTTCCTCCGCGCGAGTCCTAGGCGGACCTCGCCGAAGCTGCCGATGTGGCTGCGGGCCACCCCATCGCCTGCCGCGACCGCATCCCGCCCCGCGCTCCGGTCCGGCCGCCTCCATCTGTCCCTGCCGGCGGCCGAACTCCCAGCGGCCTCCCGCGGGACCGATCGGCGCCACCGGCGGCCGTCGGGCGCGCTGCCGTCTCCTGGGTCGAAAGGGGACGCCTTGGGGTCTCGGGCCCCTCCCCGGCGGCGTCGTGCTGGCGGCTGGGACGTTGCCGGCCGCGCCGACCACGGTGCTGCGCTCGACTCCTGGCGGTCCCCCGCGTTGGCGGCATCCGCCTCTGCTCCGGCCGGCCAGTCATCGGCGGCGGCGCTCGCGCTCTCGGGCATCCTTGTCTGGAGAGCCCCCTTTAGCCCGTTCATTTCCTCCTTCGGGGCTGCTCCCTCCCTGTCTCCGGCCGGCCGGCGTGCCGTGCCCTGGCCGCGCCGCCCTCGTCCTGCCCCAGCGGCGACCTCCGCGGCGGCGCCTGGGGAAACCCTCGTGCCCCGGTTGGTTGCCCCGGGCCGGTCGTTTCGGGCTGCGCTGCTGCTGGGCCTCCCTGGGGCCCAACCAATCGGGCCTTCCCCCGGGCTGTCGGCTGCTGGACCCCCAGGTGGGATGCAGGCCGCTGACCGCTGCGTGGGCCGGTCGTCCAGCCAGGCCGCGCGTGGTGTGGCCCAGCAGCGCCCCCCGGCGCGGTCTGGCCCGTCCCGGCGCTCGATTTGGCCCCCTGTAGGGTTTCCTCGTGCCCCCCGTGCCTCGCCCCTCGCTCCCCATCCCGCCGCCACGCAAGCCGCCTCCCTTGTCCCCTCCGGCCGCCACGCCCCCTCGCCCCCCTCCCCCGCCGGCCATGCCCCGGGACTGGGGCGATGCCGAGCCCCGCCCGAAGCGGCGTGTGGATGACCGCCGGGATCCTCCGCGCTCCTCCCCCGACGGCCTCCGGCAGGAGGCTGACCTCCGGAGCCAGCTCACCTCCCGCCCGGCTCGCCGTTCCCCTGCTCGCGACTCCCGCGACCCCCGCCGCTCCCCTCCCCGCCAATCACGCCGCTCCCCGGCGTGGGATGACCGCCGTTCACACTCGCCAGCCCGCCGGGATCCGCCTCGGGAGGACTCTCGGGACCGGGCCAACTCGCCTGCCCGGCGCTCCCCTGCCCGAGGCCGGCCACCGACCCGGCGCTCGCCGGCCCGTGACGGCCGTGGCTCCCGCCGGCCTTCCCCTCCGCGTCAGGCTCCTCCCGCCTCCGGGTCCACCGCCCCTGAGAACCGGCATTACCAGCCCCGCGCGCCCAAGCCGCTTTTCCGCCATCTAACGGTGGCAACGGGAACCGTGGGCGCCCGGGcactaagaagaagaagaagaaggggccgCCTCGCCCTCCACCTGCTGCCTCCTCCGTTGCCGTGGTGACCCCGGCCTCGGGTGCCGTCGCCGCCCCCGAGGGTCCGCCGTGCTTCAACTGCGGCCTGCCCAGCCACTTCCAGGTTGCTTGCCCCAACCCACCGACCTGCTACCTCTGCAAGGAAGCCGGGCACCCTGCGGTTCTTTGTCCAGAGCGCCCGGTCACGGAGGAGATCATGATGTACGGCCACGGCATCGAGGACATGGGCTTCTTCCACATTGAGGTGCCGGAGCTCCCGCCTCCCTCCCCCTCGCTCCTGGCCCTTGTGACGGTCGTGGGGGAGGGCGTCGCCACTCCAGAGCTGATCGAGGCCGAGCTCAACCACCTCTGCCGATGCAAGTGGGATTGGCAGGTGACCTCCACCGCGCCCAACGCCTTCTCGGTGATCTTCCCTGACGCCCTGAGCATGGGCCTCTGCACCCGTAGCGACAGCATCACCTTGGCCCTCAACGGGATTGTGGTGAACATCTCCGA from Triticum urartu cultivar G1812 chromosome 3, Tu2.1, whole genome shotgun sequence encodes:
- the LOC125543482 gene encoding uncharacterized protein LOC125543482 isoform X2, yielding MSCKWPDLCVSVDNGTSLERSDLQELAAMYIYVTGQRTDFLPSRSTSYTQVNYFWSSIVTTLKRNTIASNNPLRHTLLWGYGYKGMLHQRSGLLVQNMRCTMNFKLFVV
- the LOC125543482 gene encoding uncharacterized protein LOC125543482 isoform X1, with product MSCKWPDLGVSVDNGTSLERSDLQELAAMYIYVTGQRTDFLPSRSTSYTQVNYFWSSIVTTLKRNTIASNNPLRHTLLWGYGYKGMLHQRSGLLVQNMRCTMNFKLFVV